One genomic window of Nicotiana sylvestris chromosome 10, ASM39365v2, whole genome shotgun sequence includes the following:
- the LOC138879912 gene encoding uncharacterized protein, which produces MTNDEYDKRRDLRSSTSYGGRQTANRLRGPKNYSVWSRAMRIAILGRSKLGFIDDTCRRGKFGPNLVDLWDRCNTIVLSWIMNCISPELLSVIVYSSNASAVWNDLKERFDKADLSRIFQIHKNIATINQGTSSISSYFSKLRQLWAEFDSLAPIPGCDCKKSREFVVFMERLKLLQFLMGLNESHEQARSQFS; this is translated from the exons atGACCAATGACGAATACGACAAACGACGAGATCTTCGTAGCTCTACGTCCTATGGAGGACGACAGACAGCGAACAGA CTGCGAGGTCCAAAAAACTACTCGGTATGGAGTCGGGCAATGAGAATTGCTATTTTAGGTCGGAGCAAATTAGGGTTCATCGACGATACCTGTAGGCGAGGAAAGTTTGGTCCAAATCTGGTAGATCTATGGGACAGATGCAACACCATAGTGTTGTCATGGATAATGAACTGTATATCACCTGAATTGCTTAGTGTAATTGTTTACTCCTCAAATGCGAGTGCTGTGTGGAATGACCTAAAAGAGAGGTTTGATAAAGCTGATCTCTCTAGAATTTTCCAGATCCATAAGAACATTGCCACAATTAATCAAGGTACTAGCTCGATCTCTTCTTATTTCTCAAAATTGAGACAGCTGTGGGCAGAGTTTGATAGTCTAGCCCCAATTCCTGGATGTGACTGTAAGAAATCGCGTGAATTTGTTGTGTTTATGGAAAGGCTGAAACTCCTACAGTTCCTTATGGGGCTAAATGAGTCTCATGAGCAAGCTAGAAGCCAATTCTCATGA